Proteins encoded together in one Aquipuribacter nitratireducens window:
- a CDS encoding DNA-3-methyladenine glycosylase: MDGLSAASLSAPPLDRAALVGRPERCAVGLLGTLLVHASPEGTVAVRVDEVEAYGGVGEDPGSHAHRGPRPSRATMFGEVGHLYVYFTYGMHWCANVVLHEQGAAGAVLLRGGEVVHGAALAAMRRGGSRPRDLARGPARLAQALGLDGRHDGADLCDVSSPLRLLRGTAPEDVAVGPRVGVAGEGAATPWRWWDATSRYVSAYRAAATRTRRRG, encoded by the coding sequence GTGGACGGGCTGAGCGCGGCGTCGCTGTCCGCGCCGCCGCTGGACCGGGCGGCGCTCGTCGGGCGGCCCGAACGGTGCGCCGTCGGGCTGCTCGGGACGCTCCTCGTGCACGCCTCCCCCGAGGGGACCGTCGCGGTGCGCGTCGACGAGGTCGAGGCGTACGGCGGGGTGGGAGAGGACCCGGGCTCGCACGCCCACCGGGGACCGCGACCGAGCCGCGCCACCATGTTCGGGGAGGTGGGTCACCTCTACGTGTACTTCACGTACGGCATGCACTGGTGCGCGAACGTCGTGCTGCACGAGCAGGGTGCTGCCGGCGCCGTGCTGCTCCGCGGGGGAGAGGTGGTGCACGGCGCCGCGCTCGCCGCGATGCGCCGCGGCGGCTCGCGGCCGCGGGACCTCGCCCGGGGACCCGCCCGCCTCGCACAGGCGCTCGGCCTCGACGGCCGCCACGACGGCGCGGACCTGTGCGACGTGTCGTCGCCGCTGCGTCTGCTGCGGGGAACCGCACCCGAGGACGTGGCGGTCGGCCCCCGGGTCGGCGTGGCCGGCGAGGGCGCCGCGACACCCTGGCGGTGGTGGGACGCGACCAGCCGGTACGTGTCGGCGTACCGTGCGGCTGCGACCCGGACCCGCCGCCGCGGGTAG